A single window of Chitinophagales bacterium DNA harbors:
- a CDS encoding CARDB domain-containing protein: MKQGNKIYFLIILASFTSINMYAQTNFSLNSGTSHLYWAFGSSSSWTNRYDTYNGTSKEWKVAVGSSAHTGADQYADDWNWGSGNADEGQDLYACGSGTVIYVNNTLGTASSCGNSYGRQVIIRFTGTNFAVRYAHLQSVAPGIVKNGTVSAGQLIGYLGKTGLTGTGTCTSHLHIVLYKNITNGSTALASLELGQKPTASCAAAFFLDAANQSDLSVQSPSASPTSIAKGSTLTASCTIKNNGTGATGQTTTLTYYLSSNSTYSSDDVELGTDDVSSLNAGATSSKSKTLTIPSSATTGTKYIIFRADATNAVTESNESNNIGYKQITITNPTITVSPTSLSFTSSASNKTSTVSGVSTYSVSDNQSWINATKSGSTVTVAVLANTSSSSRTGTVTVSATGAANKTISVTQSGATTSTPSNDNPCNAITLPIVSSWSYTTGTNVNATNTTNPGPTSSCPFYGKDVWYKFTATFSTMTIQMNQTGTATDMMMALYSGNCSSLVGLECDDDDGPGDMPKIVRSGLTVGATYHIRVWGYSGQTGTYGIAVRAGSYIANDGGGGEISHLKTSIESTSDSKVYPNPTTGLLTIDQLEIGGTIDVFNLSGQLQQSIPIDKSSMTVDLEELPKGTYLVKYTKGQVIETKKVELVK, from the coding sequence ATGAAACAAGGAAATAAAATCTATTTTTTAATTATTCTAGCTTCGTTTACCTCAATAAATATGTATGCCCAGACAAATTTTTCACTAAATTCTGGTACATCGCATTTGTACTGGGCATTTGGCTCTAGCTCTAGCTGGACAAATCGTTATGACACTTATAACGGTACATCAAAGGAATGGAAAGTTGCCGTAGGAAGTTCAGCTCATACTGGAGCAGATCAATATGCAGATGACTGGAACTGGGGCAGTGGAAATGCTGATGAAGGTCAAGATTTATACGCTTGCGGCTCGGGTACTGTTATTTATGTGAACAACACTTTGGGAACTGCATCTTCTTGTGGAAATTCTTATGGTCGTCAAGTAATCATTCGATTTACAGGTACTAATTTCGCAGTAAGATACGCACATCTTCAAAGTGTAGCACCTGGTATTGTAAAAAATGGAACTGTTTCAGCAGGTCAATTGATAGGTTATTTAGGAAAAACGGGACTAACAGGAACAGGAACTTGTACTTCTCACTTACACATAGTTTTATACAAAAACATTACAAATGGTTCTACAGCTTTAGCTAGTCTCGAATTAGGACAAAAACCAACTGCAAGTTGTGCCGCTGCATTTTTCTTAGATGCAGCTAACCAGTCCGACCTTAGCGTCCAATCCCCATCCGCAAGTCCAACAAGTATAGCCAAAGGCTCGACACTAACAGCCTCTTGTACAATCAAAAACAATGGAACAGGCGCAACAGGCCAAACCACTACATTGACTTACTACTTGTCTTCCAACTCTACTTACAGTTCAGACGATGTTGAGTTGGGAACAGATGACGTTTCTTCCTTGAATGCTGGGGCAACAAGCAGCAAAAGCAAAACCCTTACCATACCGAGCAGTGCCACCACGGGTACAAAATACATTATTTTCAGAGCAGATGCCACCAATGCTGTTACCGAAAGCAATGAAAGCAACAATATCGGTTACAAGCAGATTACGATAACCAATCCAACTATTACAGTTTCTCCTACTTCATTAAGTTTCACCAGTTCAGCAAGTAACAAGACTTCAACAGTATCAGGAGTATCCACTTATTCCGTTTCAGATAATCAATCATGGATCAATGCAACCAAAAGCGGTTCTACGGTAACAGTTGCTGTTTTAGCCAATACAAGTTCTTCATCAAGAACAGGTACAGTCACCGTATCTGCAACAGGGGCTGCTAATAAAACTATTAGTGTCACGCAGAGTGGTGCAACCACCTCTACTCCCTCCAACGACAACCCCTGCAATGCCATCACTTTACCCATTGTCAGTTCCTGGTCTTATACCACAGGCACAAACGTCAACGCCACCAACACCACCAATCCTGGGCCTACATCTTCTTGTCCTTTCTACGGCAAGGATGTATGGTATAAATTTACAGCTACTTTTTCGACTATGACTATCCAGATGAACCAAACAGGTACAGCTACGGATATGATGATGGCTTTGTATAGTGGCAATTGTTCTTCTTTAGTAGGTTTGGAGTGTGACGATGATGATGGACCTGGCGATATGCCTAAGATTGTACGCTCAGGCTTGACAGTAGGTGCGACTTACCATATTCGAGTTTGGGGATACAGTGGACAAACAGGCACTTATGGCATAGCAGTAAGAGCTGGATCTTATATCGCTAATGATGGCGGTGGTGGAGAAATTAGTCATTTGAAAACAAGCATAGAATCAACCAGCGATTCCAAAGTCTATCCAAACCCAACAACGGGATTGTTGACCATAGACCAGTTGGAAATTGGAGGAACAATAGATGTTTTCAATCTTTCTGGACAGCTACAACAATCCATTCCTATTGATAAATCTTCCATGACAGTAGATTTGGAAGAACTTCCTAAAGGGACTTATTTGGTAAAATACACTAAAGGACAGGTTATTGAAACCAAAAAAGTAGAGTTGGTGAAATAA
- a CDS encoding tachylectin-related carbohydrate-binding protein, which translates to MKNFVLCLAITLLFSTSIFAQRIGQSQQGLSALSGGVWPNKTCEVCWENANNGNMQERTWVRDAVARTWERESEFRTTGWGNCNANSRGVRILIIDSHPHVNALGSALDGMMNGMELNFTFNNWECNDATTNPAMRRDCIELIAVHEFGHALGFAHEQNRTDAPLECQKDAQGTNGDWWITPYDAESIMNYCSPAWNNDGMLSEKDIAGVRQLYGGPGYITEPIIYATSTDNSLLWYKHTGYGTGKFEWSANTGTKVGSGWNFKFLFNDGNGYLYGVTPSGDLMWYGHNGYHTGSFNWALASASKVGNGWAGDTKAVFSGGKGVIYLLKENGDLFWYKHLGYKTGKASWHPKSGTKIGNGWNVFKAIFSGGNGVFYGIKENGDLAWYRHTGLDNGASTWLGGFNNKIGNGWLSARQVFSTGDGNIYLVNKDNGNLYYYRHLGVLNGTASWGSGTGNQVGTGWKGVKAIGMGSWYDYTVRVDLSVPTDAHIRKGPSTTISRFGKVKD; encoded by the coding sequence ATGAAAAATTTTGTTTTATGTTTAGCAATCACCCTATTGTTCTCCACTTCAATATTTGCCCAACGCATAGGTCAATCTCAACAAGGATTAAGCGCATTGTCTGGCGGAGTTTGGCCCAATAAAACCTGTGAAGTCTGCTGGGAAAATGCCAATAATGGCAATATGCAAGAACGAACTTGGGTGAGAGATGCCGTAGCCCGAACATGGGAACGGGAGTCAGAATTTAGAACTACAGGCTGGGGCAACTGCAATGCGAACAGCCGAGGAGTGAGAATTCTTATCATTGATTCACATCCTCATGTCAATGCACTTGGGAGCGCATTGGACGGAATGATGAATGGAATGGAACTAAATTTCACTTTCAACAATTGGGAATGTAACGATGCTACAACGAACCCTGCAATGAGAAGAGACTGTATCGAACTCATTGCAGTACATGAGTTTGGTCATGCTTTGGGTTTTGCGCACGAACAAAACCGTACAGATGCTCCTCTTGAATGTCAAAAAGATGCTCAAGGCACAAACGGCGACTGGTGGATAACACCTTATGATGCTGAATCTATTATGAATTATTGTAGCCCCGCATGGAACAACGATGGCATGTTGAGTGAAAAAGACATCGCAGGTGTTAGGCAATTGTATGGCGGTCCTGGCTACATCACCGAACCCATTATCTATGCGACTTCTACGGATAACAGTTTGCTTTGGTACAAACATACGGGTTATGGAACTGGCAAATTTGAATGGAGTGCCAATACAGGCACAAAGGTAGGCAGTGGGTGGAATTTTAAATTTCTATTCAATGATGGCAATGGGTATTTATACGGAGTCACTCCAAGTGGTGATTTGATGTGGTATGGTCACAATGGCTATCACACAGGCAGTTTCAACTGGGCATTGGCTTCTGCAAGCAAAGTCGGCAATGGATGGGCAGGTGACACCAAAGCAGTTTTTTCGGGCGGTAAAGGAGTGATTTATTTGCTCAAAGAAAATGGCGATTTGTTTTGGTACAAACACTTGGGCTACAAAACTGGAAAGGCTTCTTGGCATCCCAAGAGTGGAACTAAAATTGGAAATGGCTGGAATGTCTTCAAAGCAATTTTTTCGGGCGGAAATGGCGTTTTTTATGGCATCAAGGAGAACGGTGATTTGGCTTGGTACCGACACACAGGCTTAGACAATGGAGCAAGCACTTGGTTGGGTGGCTTCAATAACAAGATAGGAAACGGTTGGTTATCAGCCAGACAAGTATTTTCGACAGGAGATGGAAATATTTACTTGGTCAACAAAGACAACGGAAACCTCTACTACTACAGGCACTTAGGAGTTCTGAATGGTACGGCATCATGGGGTTCTGGTACGGGTAATCAAGTTGGAACTGGTTGGAAAGGAGTCAAAGCTATTGGAATGGGCAGTTGGTATGACTATACAGTTCGTGTGGATCTTTCCGTTCCTACTGATGCTCACATACGAAAAGGGCCTTCCACTACGATTAGTAGATTTGGTAAAGTCAAAGATTAG
- a CDS encoding YdeI family protein — protein sequence MEKVDKFIEKQKRWKEESKLLRKICLECGLEEDFKWMHPCYTFQGKNIVLIHGFKEYCALLFHKGALLKDTNNILIQQTENVQAARQIRFTNKKEIVDLEEIIKVYIYEAVEVEKAGVEVQMKKTSEFNMPDEFKKALENDHELESAFQALTPGRQRGYLLYFSQAKQSKTRALRIEKYIPKIFEGKGLND from the coding sequence ATGGAGAAAGTTGATAAATTTATTGAAAAGCAAAAAAGGTGGAAAGAGGAATCTAAATTATTAAGGAAAATCTGTTTAGAGTGTGGTCTTGAAGAAGATTTTAAATGGATGCACCCTTGTTACACTTTTCAAGGAAAAAATATTGTGCTGATTCACGGATTCAAGGAATATTGTGCACTTCTTTTTCATAAAGGAGCATTGCTAAAAGATACAAATAACATTCTGATTCAACAGACAGAGAATGTGCAAGCTGCTCGTCAGATTCGATTTACCAACAAAAAAGAAATTGTTGATTTAGAAGAGATAATTAAAGTGTATATTTATGAAGCGGTTGAAGTGGAAAAAGCAGGTGTAGAAGTACAAATGAAAAAGACTTCTGAATTTAATATGCCTGATGAATTTAAAAAAGCATTAGAAAATGACCACGAATTAGAATCTGCTTTCCAAGCTCTAACACCAGGAAGACAAAGAGGCTATCTTTTGTATTTTTCCCAAGCAAAGCAATCAAAAACCCGTGCATTAAGAATAGAAAAATACATTCCTAAAATCTTTGAAGGTAAAGGATTAAATGATTGA
- a CDS encoding DoxX family protein translates to MTKRNKIIYWVATIWLALGMTSTAIVQLIKMDEEVANFTKLGYPLYLMTIIGIWKILGVVAVLIPKFPLIKEWAYAGFFFTMSGAIISHLAIGDEASTLFGPALLLALTVASWYFRPDTKKLIS, encoded by the coding sequence ATGACAAAAAGAAATAAAATAATCTATTGGGTGGCTACTATTTGGCTTGCTCTCGGTATGACTTCTACCGCAATTGTCCAATTGATAAAAATGGATGAAGAAGTGGCAAACTTTACAAAGTTGGGTTACCCACTTTATCTGATGACTATAATTGGCATTTGGAAAATTTTAGGTGTCGTTGCCGTCTTAATACCAAAATTTCCATTGATAAAAGAATGGGCTTATGCAGGGTTCTTTTTTACAATGTCGGGGGCAATCATTTCTCATTTAGCAATTGGGGATGAAGCAAGCACTTTATTTGGTCCTGCATTGTTGCTCGCCCTTACAGTAGCTTCTTGGTATTTTAGACCAGACACTAAAAAGTTAATTTCGTAA
- a CDS encoding SRPBCC domain-containing protein, with translation MEQKTNVFAKEGKQEILITREFDLPLELLFEAYVRAEIVEQWMNTKVLKLESKKHGSYEFETTDPKGNKHRFNGVIHECIPNHKIIRTFEMENMPFGVQLEIYEFEKLSEEKSKLKQQIIYQSVEHRNQNLKLPFKQGINWAHNRLQNVANNQNN, from the coding sequence ATGGAGCAGAAAACAAATGTTTTTGCCAAAGAGGGCAAACAAGAAATTTTAATCACAAGAGAATTTGATTTGCCTTTGGAATTGCTGTTTGAAGCCTATGTAAGAGCTGAAATAGTGGAACAATGGATGAATACAAAAGTGCTGAAATTGGAAAGTAAGAAACATGGTAGTTATGAATTTGAAACCACCGACCCAAAAGGAAATAAGCACCGATTTAACGGAGTGATTCACGAATGTATTCCAAATCATAAAATCATACGAACTTTTGAAATGGAGAATATGCCTTTTGGTGTCCAACTTGAAATTTATGAATTCGAAAAACTGAGCGAAGAAAAGAGCAAACTAAAACAGCAGATAATTTATCAATCTGTTGAACACAGAAACCAGAACTTAAAATTGCCATTCAAGCAAGGAATCAATTGGGCGCACAATCGTCTCCAAAATGTTGCAAACAATCAAAATAATTGA
- a CDS encoding metalloregulator ArsR/SmtB family transcription factor, which produces MKLRRDVFQAIADPTRRAIITLVAVNTMTPTAIAENFDSSRQTISKHIQILTECEILLQEQKGREIYYHLNPSGMKDIADFIEPFRKFWDDRFNKIESVMKKHQSKK; this is translated from the coding sequence ATGAAATTAAGACGAGACGTATTTCAAGCCATAGCTGACCCTACCCGAAGGGCAATAATTACTTTGGTTGCTGTTAATACAATGACACCAACAGCGATTGCCGAAAATTTTGATTCATCACGGCAGACCATATCAAAACACATTCAAATCCTTACCGAATGTGAAATTCTCCTGCAAGAGCAAAAAGGTAGAGAAATTTATTATCATCTAAATCCAAGCGGAATGAAAGATATAGCTGATTTTATTGAACCATTCAGAAAGTTTTGGGACGATAGGTTTAACAAAATTGAATCCGTGATGAAAAAACACCAATCAAAAAAATAG
- a CDS encoding transposase yields the protein MAHSPSHCHPSNKLPQQNSIGEIFRKYGEAYITQYQPNQRAIQLIRNIRKCRTPYMGAILIQCKSCGESKRIYKSCGDSKCPICQSIKRMKSQDKISSRMLNVPYIHATFTLPHELNPLLRNNPKILYGLLYQSAWKTIQKVCAEPCNVGALPGMIAILHTWGADMKYHVHLHTLITFGGLDKQNNWQHPKRKNKLARYRQINRTFRDTYLKGIQKLLQKEALTQVPMMKEILAEVAKKNWVVNNGLPQVNTQNIEEYLSRYINKIAVSNSSLTFNQAKEQVELIHNDYRNQIAGQAAPKKIKTFDPLNFIHQFLQHLPPRHFQRLRYYGLHASAKQTKIKDQIPQKLKRNGATVRTTLQIIRALLGIELSACEQCGAVEFEKSIEKPDHEWLAKNIRNFNPRASPKKHDIRKSCSNNPLKKSPIRGANGKVAPQKHQTASQTT from the coding sequence ATGGCGCATTCACCATCCCATTGCCACCCTTCAAATAAGCTACCACAACAGAATAGCATAGGAGAAATATTCCGCAAATATGGAGAAGCCTATATCACTCAATATCAACCCAATCAAAGAGCCATCCAACTCATACGCAACATCCGAAAATGCCGCACTCCCTACATGGGAGCAATACTAATTCAATGCAAAAGTTGTGGCGAATCCAAACGAATTTACAAATCCTGTGGAGACAGCAAATGCCCCATCTGTCAGAGCATTAAAAGAATGAAAAGCCAAGACAAAATTAGCAGTCGCATGTTGAACGTACCCTATATCCATGCGACTTTTACCCTTCCCCATGAATTAAACCCATTGCTGCGAAACAACCCCAAAATCCTCTATGGCTTGCTCTACCAAAGTGCCTGGAAAACCATCCAAAAAGTATGTGCAGAACCCTGCAATGTCGGAGCACTCCCAGGCATGATAGCCATCCTACACACATGGGGAGCAGACATGAAATACCACGTTCACCTACATACACTTATCACCTTTGGAGGCTTAGACAAACAAAACAATTGGCAACACCCCAAACGAAAAAACAAGCTCGCCAGATACCGACAAATCAACCGAACATTTAGAGATACTTACCTCAAAGGCATTCAAAAACTCCTTCAAAAAGAAGCACTCACACAAGTGCCAATGATGAAAGAAATACTCGCCGAAGTAGCAAAGAAAAACTGGGTAGTAAACAATGGACTTCCCCAAGTCAATACCCAAAACATAGAAGAATACCTCAGCCGATACATCAACAAAATAGCCGTTAGCAATTCCTCCCTCACCTTCAACCAAGCCAAAGAACAAGTAGAATTAATCCACAACGACTACCGCAATCAAATTGCAGGACAAGCAGCCCCCAAAAAAATCAAAACTTTTGACCCCCTCAATTTCATCCATCAATTCCTACAACACCTCCCACCCCGACACTTTCAGCGACTGCGATACTATGGCTTACATGCCTCTGCCAAACAAACAAAAATCAAAGACCAAATCCCCCAAAAGCTCAAAAGAAATGGCGCAACAGTTCGCACAACCCTGCAAATCATACGAGCCTTATTAGGCATAGAACTTTCAGCCTGTGAGCAATGTGGAGCAGTCGAATTCGAAAAAAGCATCGAAAAACCCGACCACGAATGGTTGGCTAAAAACATCAGAAACTTCAATCCAAGAGCCTCACCCAAAAAACACGACATAAGAAAATCTTGCTCCAATAACCCATTGAAGAAAAGCCCTATTCGTGGTGCCAATGGAAAAGTAGCACCCCAAAAACACCAAACAGCCTCACAAACCACTTGA
- a CDS encoding tyrosine-type recombinase/integrase: MKSISEELQSLDDHLKLKNYSVATRKSYGCALKQFLHWRIKQGFLTPLDQSQARRYILYRYDQDLKWQTINGDYSALLHYYRDVKKLSWDVEHIPRPRKERQLPRIISKQAVEKMISHAPNLKHQAFLCLLYGTGIRLSEALNLKITDIDGQRKQIFIRGKGAKDRYVDLPECLLLLLRHYYKMYRPITYLFNGAVRGEQLAHRSAQHLIQQIRKAANIQKTVSPHTFRHCYATHHLENGTDLLYLQKQLGHKQLKTTARYIHLVKTYSWRIHHPIATLQISYHNRIA, from the coding sequence ATGAAAAGCATCAGCGAAGAACTCCAATCCTTAGACGACCACTTAAAACTCAAAAACTACAGCGTAGCCACCCGAAAATCCTACGGTTGCGCCCTCAAACAATTCCTCCATTGGCGCATCAAACAAGGTTTTCTCACTCCATTAGACCAAAGCCAAGCCCGCAGATACATCCTATATCGCTACGACCAAGACTTGAAGTGGCAAACCATCAACGGCGACTACTCCGCCCTGCTCCATTATTACAGAGATGTCAAAAAACTCTCTTGGGATGTCGAACACATACCCCGCCCCCGAAAAGAACGCCAACTACCCCGAATCATCTCCAAACAAGCCGTTGAAAAAATGATTTCCCATGCCCCCAACCTCAAACACCAAGCCTTCCTCTGCCTACTCTACGGCACAGGCATCCGGCTATCCGAAGCCCTCAACCTCAAAATCACCGACATAGACGGCCAACGTAAACAAATCTTTATCAGAGGAAAAGGCGCAAAAGACCGCTATGTCGACCTCCCCGAATGCCTCCTACTCCTACTTCGACACTACTATAAAATGTACCGCCCCATCACCTACCTCTTCAACGGAGCAGTCCGAGGCGAACAACTCGCCCACCGTTCCGCCCAACACCTCATCCAGCAAATCCGCAAAGCAGCCAACATTCAAAAAACTGTCAGTCCACACACCTTTCGCCACTGTTACGCCACCCACCACCTTGAAAATGGCACAGATTTGTTGTACCTTCAAAAACAATTAGGACACAAACAGCTCAAAACAACCGCCCGATACATCCACTTAGTCAAAACCTACTCATGGCGCATTCACCATCCCATTGCCACCCTTCAAATAAGCTACCACAACAGAATAGCATAG
- a CDS encoding reverse transcriptase domain-containing protein — translation MIDIIVSKQNLNRAYLHVYRNKGGAGVDKMSVENLKEHLLQYGSTYIEQIRAGKYQAAPIKGVFIPKGKGKTRLLGIPTVTDRVIQQALHQVLSPIFERDFQPHSYGFRPHRSAQDALQQSLSYINEGYQDIVDIDLKSFFDEVPHDRLMQLIYEKVKCRLTLKLIRTFLRSPILIKGKLHKRRKGVPQGSPLSPLLANILLNELDKVLEERGHRYVRYADDFSIYLRSKKAGSSSGKQHLCISTRQAMPTHQPREKRDSSPYDLQDIGIWICSNLSKRRERQISICSEEEILANF, via the coding sequence ATGATAGACATCATCGTAAGCAAACAGAATCTGAACCGAGCTTATCTGCACGTATATCGCAATAAGGGTGGAGCAGGAGTAGATAAAATGAGTGTTGAAAACCTCAAAGAGCATCTCCTCCAATATGGCAGCACCTATATCGAGCAAATAAGAGCAGGAAAATATCAAGCCGCTCCAATCAAGGGCGTATTCATCCCCAAAGGCAAGGGTAAAACCCGATTACTCGGTATTCCCACAGTCACCGATAGGGTGATACAACAAGCACTCCACCAAGTGTTAAGCCCCATATTTGAGCGAGACTTCCAGCCACACAGTTACGGATTCCGTCCCCACCGCAGCGCACAAGACGCACTGCAACAAAGCCTTTCATATATCAACGAAGGCTACCAAGACATTGTGGATATAGACTTGAAATCCTTTTTCGATGAAGTACCCCACGATAGATTGATGCAATTGATTTATGAAAAGGTAAAATGTCGATTAACCCTAAAGTTAATCCGCACATTCCTACGCAGCCCCATACTAATCAAAGGCAAACTACACAAACGGAGAAAAGGCGTTCCGCAAGGCTCACCCCTCAGTCCTTTACTCGCCAATATTCTGCTCAACGAGTTAGATAAAGTATTGGAGGAAAGAGGACACCGTTATGTACGGTATGCCGATGATTTCAGTATCTACTTGCGAAGCAAGAAAGCAGGCTCGTCGAGTGGGAAACAACATCTATGTATTTCTACGAGACAAGCTATGCCTACCCATCAACCGAGAGAAAAGCGGGATTCGTCGCCCTACGACCTTCAAGATATTGGGATATGGATTTGTTCCAACCTATCAAAAAGGAGAGAAAGGCAAATATCAATTTGTAGTGAAGAAGAAATCTTGGCAAACTTTTAA
- a CDS encoding group II intron maturase-specific domain-containing protein encodes MSFDKRITEIKRSMKGWLNYFKMASIHSKLKKMDEWLRNRLRYCIWHDWKKPDRKRKNLIRLGVKPDMAYA; translated from the coding sequence ATGAGTTTTGATAAACGGATTACCGAAATCAAACGGTCGATGAAAGGCTGGCTGAATTACTTCAAAATGGCATCTATTCACAGCAAGCTGAAGAAGATGGATGAATGGCTGCGAAACCGTTTGAGATACTGTATATGGCACGATTGGAAGAAACCCGACCGCAAGCGTAAAAACTTGATACGATTGGGAGTCAAACCCGACATGGCATATGCTTGA
- a CDS encoding DUF262 domain-containing protein, whose protein sequence is MAFNPKQEYLIVEDKIRLKDFHDYKDYYITRPPYQRKAVWSVKKQQALIDSIFRRYYVPKLVIREVRLSEEKTINEIIDGQQRITSIQNFFNNKFKLPKSLGDIHKDLPGKLFKDLSPEFRMFIDKNLNISGDVIKNIEDPKNPAHQKTATEIFWRLQQGESLNFMEIAHAQLSSTARNFVVKYSDDITFDFENYIPIDSNKNKHNFFKIIDRKNDRMQHLALMTRFLILEEADNYVDVRDSSIFEFIDKYIEEDGIGNESFENTETAKSCIRNLNLLYDIFGNDTMLDKNNGIKELSREYVIMSVYFLVRHLKKYYVVDEKEKETIKEFFYHFYQRWSNQDGNDLDIMQFSNNRQQSANNIRERDIVFRQLFFDYVRENNLQLITKDGRRMFNESERIKIYRRDKGLCQKCLKEEKNEKEAQVSWSEYQADHIFPHAKGGLTDIENGQVLCRYHNAQKGARIETE, encoded by the coding sequence ATGGCATTTAATCCAAAACAAGAATATCTAATAGTTGAAGACAAAATTAGATTAAAAGATTTTCATGATTACAAAGATTATTATATCACAAGACCGCCTTATCAAAGAAAAGCTGTTTGGAGTGTAAAAAAACAACAAGCTCTAATTGATAGTATTTTTAGAAGATACTATGTTCCTAAATTGGTAATTCGAGAAGTTAGGTTAAGTGAAGAAAAAACTATTAATGAAATAATTGATGGTCAGCAACGAATTACTTCAATTCAAAATTTTTTCAATAATAAATTTAAACTACCAAAATCATTGGGAGATATTCATAAAGATTTGCCAGGTAAATTATTTAAAGATTTATCTCCTGAATTTAGAATGTTCATTGACAAAAATCTAAATATAAGTGGAGATGTAATAAAGAATATTGAGGACCCAAAAAATCCTGCTCATCAAAAAACTGCGACAGAAATATTTTGGAGATTACAGCAAGGAGAAAGTTTGAATTTCATGGAGATTGCTCATGCTCAATTGTCTTCAACTGCAAGAAATTTTGTGGTCAAGTACAGCGATGATATAACTTTCGATTTTGAAAACTATATTCCAATTGATTCAAATAAAAATAAACATAACTTTTTCAAAATTATCGACAGGAAAAACGATAGAATGCAACATCTCGCTTTAATGACAAGATTTTTAATTTTGGAAGAAGCAGATAATTATGTTGATGTAAGAGATTCATCGATTTTTGAATTTATAGATAAGTATATTGAGGAAGATGGAATAGGAAATGAAAGCTTTGAAAATACTGAGACAGCGAAAAGCTGTATTCGAAATCTAAATTTACTTTATGATATTTTTGGAAATGATACCATGTTAGACAAAAACAATGGAATCAAGGAGTTAAGCCGTGAATACGTGATTATGTCTGTTTATTTTTTAGTTCGACATTTAAAGAAATACTACGTAGTTGACGAGAAAGAAAAAGAAACGATTAAAGAATTCTTTTACCACTTCTATCAACGTTGGAGTAATCAAGACGGTAACGATTTAGACATTATGCAATTCAGTAATAATCGACAACAAAGTGCTAATAATATTAGGGAAAGAGATATTGTATTTAGACAATTGTTCTTTGATTATGTTCGAGAGAACAATCTTCAATTAATTACAAAGGATGGAAGAAGAATGTTTAATGAATCTGAAAGAATAAAAATTTATAGAAGAGACAAAGGGCTTTGCCAAAAATGTCTAAAAGAAGAAAAAAATGAAAAAGAAGCACAAGTAAGTTGGAGTGAATATCAAGCTGACCATATTTTTCCTCATGCAAAAGGAGGATTGACAGATATTGAAAATGGTCAAGTTCTTTGTAGATATCATAATGCTCAAAAAGGAGCAAGAATTGAAACTGAATAA